A DNA window from Thiopseudomonas alkaliphila contains the following coding sequences:
- a CDS encoding glutamine amidotransferase-related protein produces the protein MRIAILQADTIHPNLQADYLSYGNMFQHLLTKAAKQLVPSTTLSFQVFDVSQGQYPEAEAAFDAYLITGSKADSFSDEAWVQQLRAYVQQAYQQSKVLLGICFGHQLIALALGGVSARASQGWGIGSHPYQLQARPSWWSPQLQQVRLLVSHQDQVQQLPSQAELLLSSEFCPYAAFYIRHQVLCFQGHPEFTPAFAKGLLATRRERYTPTQLAAALASYAKGHDGELIALCMLQFVQQAMFIKQAAANQPLAEQSSNKEPRLTKGLEITV, from the coding sequence TCAGCACCTCTTAACCAAGGCCGCTAAGCAGTTGGTTCCATCAACAACGCTTTCCTTTCAGGTGTTTGATGTGTCGCAGGGCCAGTACCCAGAGGCTGAAGCTGCATTTGACGCCTATTTAATTACTGGCAGTAAAGCCGATTCTTTTTCTGATGAAGCTTGGGTGCAACAACTACGAGCCTATGTACAGCAGGCTTATCAGCAGTCAAAAGTCTTATTAGGTATTTGTTTTGGCCACCAATTAATTGCTTTAGCGTTAGGTGGTGTCAGTGCGCGCGCTAGCCAAGGTTGGGGAATTGGTAGTCACCCTTATCAATTGCAAGCCAGACCTAGTTGGTGGAGTCCCCAGTTACAACAGGTACGCTTGTTGGTCAGCCATCAAGATCAGGTGCAACAACTGCCTAGCCAAGCAGAGCTGTTATTAAGTAGCGAGTTTTGTCCCTATGCAGCGTTTTATATCAGGCATCAGGTTCTGTGTTTTCAAGGGCATCCTGAGTTTACTCCAGCCTTTGCTAAAGGCTTATTGGCAACTCGCCGCGAGCGTTATACGCCGACTCAGCTCGCTGCAGCGCTAGCGTCTTATGCTAAAGGGCATGATGGCGAGTTAATTGCACTGTGTATGCTGCAATTTGTGCAGCAGGCTATGTTCATTAAACAAGCAGCCGCCAATCAGCCATTAGCCGAGCAATCGTCCAACAAAGAGCCCAGGTTAACTAAGGGCCTTGAGATTACTGTTTAA